A genomic window from Elaeis guineensis isolate ETL-2024a chromosome 3, EG11, whole genome shotgun sequence includes:
- the LOC105040415 gene encoding uncharacterized protein — MEAVLRVVGKKENVIHLLLLGTFAALGVRSFKQHKEIEALEAEKTSLRSANTAMSSAMWAWREHLFGLAEADPSASPISLARLRAIYGEAVPAAADDPGAGEAAAEESITIA, encoded by the exons ATGGAGGCGGTGCTGAGGGTGGTGGGGAAGAAGGAGAACGTCATCCACCTTCTCCTCTTGGGGACTTTCGCGGCGCTTGGAGTCCGCTCGTTCAAGCAGCACAAGGAGATCGAGGCTTTGGAAGCCGAGAAGACTTCCCTCCGCTCCGCCAACACCGCCATGTCCTCCGCCATGTGGGCTTGGCGTGAGCACCTCTTCGGCCTCGCCGAGGCCGATCCTTCCGCCTCCCCCATCTCCCTTGCCCGCCTCCGCGCCATCTACGGCGAGGCCGTCCCCGCCGCCGCTGACGACCCAG GTGCAGGAGAGGCTGCAGCAGAAGAATCTATCACTATAGCCTAA